The following proteins come from a genomic window of Ictalurus furcatus strain D&B chromosome 26, Billie_1.0, whole genome shotgun sequence:
- the LOC128601780 gene encoding interferon-induced GTP-binding protein Mx1-like isoform X1, whose amino-acid sequence MSLSEQYEKKVRPYIDLIDSLRVFGVEKDLALPAIAVIGDQSSGKSSVLEALSGLALPRGSGIMTRCPLELKMKKSRQKDFWHGKIKYKDIERDITDPADVERSIRKAQNEIAGALGMSDELISLEVTSTNAPDLTFIDLPGIVRVPVIGQPEDIGEQIKSLIKKFITKQDTIILVVVPCNVDIKTTEALKMVEEVDPNGKRTLGILTKPDLVDKGKEDEVVSVINNDIIFLTKGYMVVRCRGQQEVVDRISLYEAIKKEKDFFIEHPHFRMPYKEGKATIPNLAEKLTLELVLHIEKSLPQLKTQIQVMLAETQTELDRYNSGPPTDPEQRMDFLTDKITAFTQDAINLTIGEETKNVPHVNIFSSLRRQFHDWKTDLDKSGKTWDFLVNKGIEKDVKEYEENYRGRELPGFINYKTFEIILKDQIKQLEKPAIKRMKEISDFITKEFIKLAQSNFLDFPNLLKMTKTKIENIKQLKESEAESMLKTQFKMELMIYTQDSVYTNILNRLKRMEEEDERKSHGVARPPCKSLYNNSDIEDTLEELTRHLKSYYSIASNRLADQVPLVIKYMVLQESAAQLQREMLQLIKNYNINDLLDKDYDINIKRNNLKSCQKRLTEALDKLVLF is encoded by the exons ATGAGCCTGAGTGAGCAGTATGAGAAAAAGGTGCGTCCGTACATCGACCTGATCGACTCTCTGCGCGTGTTCGGTGTGGAGAAGGACCTCGCGCTTCCAGCCATCGCCGTGATCGGAGACCAGAGCTCGGGGAAGAGCTCGGTGCTGGAGGCGCTGTCCGGACTCGCTCTGCCCCGCGGGAGTG GTATCATGACACGATGTCCACTCGAGCTCAAGATGAAGAAGAGCAGACAGAAGGACTTCTGGCATGGAAAGATCAAGTACAAGGACATTGAGAGAGACATTACAGATCCAGCAGATGTGGAGAGATCGATTAGAAAAG CTCAGAATGAAATAGCTGGAGCCTTGGGCATGAGCGACGAGCTCATCAGCCTGGAGGTGACATCGACCAATGCTCCCGACCTCACGTTCATCGATCTGCCTGGTATTGTCCGTGTGCCAGTCATAGGCCAACCAGAGGACATTGGAGAACAG ATTAAGAGCCTGATCAAAAAGTTCATCACAAAGCAAGACACCATTATCCTGGTGGTGGTGCCGTGTAACGTGGACATCAAAACTACTGAAGCGCTGAAGATGGTTGAAGAAGTTGATCCAAATGGCAAGAGAACCCTcg GCATCCTAACAAAGCCCGACCTGGTGGACAAAGGCAAGGAGGATGAGGTGGTGTCCGTCATCAATAACGACATCATTTTCCTCACTAAAGGCTACATGGTCGTCAGGTGCCGAGGACAGCAGGAGGTCGTGGACCGCATCTCTCTGTACGAAGCCATCAAGAAGGAGAAGGACTTCTTTATAGAACACCCACATTTCAG GATGCCGTATAAAGAAGGAAAAGCCACCATTCCCAATCTGGCTGAGAAACTCACACTCGAACTTGTCCTTCACATCGAG aaatCTCTGCCGCAGCTGAAGACGCAAATCCAGGTGATGTTGGCTGAAACTCAGACTGAACTGGATCGCTACAACTCTGGGCCTCCTACAGATCCAGAACAACGGATGGACTTCCTGACTGAT aaaataacagcATTCACTCAGGATGCCATCAACCTAACAATTGGAGAGGAGACGAAGAACGTGCCACATGTCAACATCTTCTCCAGTCTGAGGAGACAGTTTCATGACTGGAAGACGGATCTAGACAAATCAGGAAAGACAT GGGATTTTTTAGTTAACAAGGGCATTGAGAAGGACGTGAAGGAGTATGAAGAAAACTACAGAGGCAGAGAACTCCCAGGATTCATCAACTACAAGACCTTCGAGATTATACTGAAGGACCAGATCAAACAGCTGGAGAAACCTGCCATCAAGAGAATGAAGGAAATCTCAG atttcatTACGAAAGAGTTCATCAAGCTGGCTCAATCCAACTTTCTGGACTTCCCGAATCTCCTCAAAATGACAAAA ACCAAGATCGAGAACATAAAGCAGCTGAAGGAGTCCGAGGCTGAATCGATGCTGAAGACTCAGTTTAAGATGGAGCTGATGATCTATACTCAGGATAGTGTCTACACTAACATCCTGAACAGGCTGAAGCGCATGGAGGAAGAAGATGAGAGAAAATCTCATGGTGTGGCTCGCCCTCcttgcaaaagtttgtacaatAACTCAGACATTGAAGATACCCTGGAGGAACTGACGCGCCACCTCAAGTCTTACTACAGC ATTGCGAGTAACCGTCTGGCTGACCAGGTGCCGCTGGTGATCAAGTACATGGTGCTTCAGGAGTCAGCGGCGCAGCTGCAGAGAGAAATGCTACAGCTCATAAAGAACTATAACATTAATGATCTGTTGGACAAAGATTATGACATCAACATCAAACGCAACAACCTTAAAAGCTGCCAGAAACGTCTGACAGAGGCCCTCGACAAACTGGTcttgttttaa
- the LOC128601780 gene encoding interferon-induced GTP-binding protein Mx1-like isoform X2, with amino-acid sequence MSLSEQYEKKVRPYIDLIDSLRVFGVEKDLALPAIAVIGDQSSGKSSVLEALSGLALPRGSGIMTRCPLELKMKKSRQKDFWHGKIKYKDIERDITDPADVERSIRKAQNEIAGALGMSDELISLEVTSTNAPDLTFIDLPGIVRVPVIGQPEDIGEQIKSLIKKFITKQDTIILVVVPCNVDIKTTEALKMVEEVDPNGKRTLGILTKPDLVDKGKEDEVVSVINNDIIFLTKGYMVVRCRGQQEVVDRISLYEAIKKEKDFFIEHPHFRMPYKEGKATIPNLAEKLTLELVLHIEKSLPQLKTQIQVMLAETQTELDRYNSGPPTDPEQRMDFLTDKITAFTQDAINLTIGEETKNVPHVNIFSSLRRQFHDWKTDLDKSGKTFNKGIEKDVKEYEENYRGRELPGFINYKTFEIILKDQIKQLEKPAIKRMKEISDFITKEFIKLAQSNFLDFPNLLKMTKTKIENIKQLKESEAESMLKTQFKMELMIYTQDSVYTNILNRLKRMEEEDERKSHGVARPPCKSLYNNSDIEDTLEELTRHLKSYYSIASNRLADQVPLVIKYMVLQESAAQLQREMLQLIKNYNINDLLDKDYDINIKRNNLKSCQKRLTEALDKLVLF; translated from the exons ATGAGCCTGAGTGAGCAGTATGAGAAAAAGGTGCGTCCGTACATCGACCTGATCGACTCTCTGCGCGTGTTCGGTGTGGAGAAGGACCTCGCGCTTCCAGCCATCGCCGTGATCGGAGACCAGAGCTCGGGGAAGAGCTCGGTGCTGGAGGCGCTGTCCGGACTCGCTCTGCCCCGCGGGAGTG GTATCATGACACGATGTCCACTCGAGCTCAAGATGAAGAAGAGCAGACAGAAGGACTTCTGGCATGGAAAGATCAAGTACAAGGACATTGAGAGAGACATTACAGATCCAGCAGATGTGGAGAGATCGATTAGAAAAG CTCAGAATGAAATAGCTGGAGCCTTGGGCATGAGCGACGAGCTCATCAGCCTGGAGGTGACATCGACCAATGCTCCCGACCTCACGTTCATCGATCTGCCTGGTATTGTCCGTGTGCCAGTCATAGGCCAACCAGAGGACATTGGAGAACAG ATTAAGAGCCTGATCAAAAAGTTCATCACAAAGCAAGACACCATTATCCTGGTGGTGGTGCCGTGTAACGTGGACATCAAAACTACTGAAGCGCTGAAGATGGTTGAAGAAGTTGATCCAAATGGCAAGAGAACCCTcg GCATCCTAACAAAGCCCGACCTGGTGGACAAAGGCAAGGAGGATGAGGTGGTGTCCGTCATCAATAACGACATCATTTTCCTCACTAAAGGCTACATGGTCGTCAGGTGCCGAGGACAGCAGGAGGTCGTGGACCGCATCTCTCTGTACGAAGCCATCAAGAAGGAGAAGGACTTCTTTATAGAACACCCACATTTCAG GATGCCGTATAAAGAAGGAAAAGCCACCATTCCCAATCTGGCTGAGAAACTCACACTCGAACTTGTCCTTCACATCGAG aaatCTCTGCCGCAGCTGAAGACGCAAATCCAGGTGATGTTGGCTGAAACTCAGACTGAACTGGATCGCTACAACTCTGGGCCTCCTACAGATCCAGAACAACGGATGGACTTCCTGACTGAT aaaataacagcATTCACTCAGGATGCCATCAACCTAACAATTGGAGAGGAGACGAAGAACGTGCCACATGTCAACATCTTCTCCAGTCTGAGGAGACAGTTTCATGACTGGAAGACGGATCTAGACAAATCAGGAAAGACAT TTAACAAGGGCATTGAGAAGGACGTGAAGGAGTATGAAGAAAACTACAGAGGCAGAGAACTCCCAGGATTCATCAACTACAAGACCTTCGAGATTATACTGAAGGACCAGATCAAACAGCTGGAGAAACCTGCCATCAAGAGAATGAAGGAAATCTCAG atttcatTACGAAAGAGTTCATCAAGCTGGCTCAATCCAACTTTCTGGACTTCCCGAATCTCCTCAAAATGACAAAA ACCAAGATCGAGAACATAAAGCAGCTGAAGGAGTCCGAGGCTGAATCGATGCTGAAGACTCAGTTTAAGATGGAGCTGATGATCTATACTCAGGATAGTGTCTACACTAACATCCTGAACAGGCTGAAGCGCATGGAGGAAGAAGATGAGAGAAAATCTCATGGTGTGGCTCGCCCTCcttgcaaaagtttgtacaatAACTCAGACATTGAAGATACCCTGGAGGAACTGACGCGCCACCTCAAGTCTTACTACAGC ATTGCGAGTAACCGTCTGGCTGACCAGGTGCCGCTGGTGATCAAGTACATGGTGCTTCAGGAGTCAGCGGCGCAGCTGCAGAGAGAAATGCTACAGCTCATAAAGAACTATAACATTAATGATCTGTTGGACAAAGATTATGACATCAACATCAAACGCAACAACCTTAAAAGCTGCCAGAAACGTCTGACAGAGGCCCTCGACAAACTGGTcttgttttaa